One window from the genome of Cucumis melo cultivar AY chromosome 10, USDA_Cmelo_AY_1.0, whole genome shotgun sequence encodes:
- the LOC103489011 gene encoding carbonic anhydrase 2-like isoform X3, with product MAQESYEEAIAGLSKLLSEKADLQDAAAAKIRQITAELAGTTACSNGFDPVDRIKTGFTHFKKSKFETNPDLYGQLAKGQSPKFLVFACSDSRVCPSHILNFQPGEAFVVRNIANMVPPFDKTKYSGAGAAIEYAVLHLKVENIVVIGHSCCGGIKGLMSIPDDGAFSSDFIENWVQICTPAKNKTQSNCNDLSFEDKCTECEKEAVNVSLGNLLSYPFVREAVVNKKVFIRGAHYNFVSGAFELWNLDFNISPSLAV from the exons ATGGCGCAAGAGTCGTACGAGGAAGCAATTGCCGGACTTTCGAAGCTTCTCAG TGAGAAAGCTGATCTTCAGGATGCTGCCGCCGCAAAGATCCGGCAAATAACGGCTGAATTGGCCGGAACCACCGCCTGTTCAAATGGATTCGACCCGGTTGATAGAATAAAAACCGGGTTCACCCATTTCAAGAAATCCAAATTCGA GACAAATCCTGATTTGTATGGTCAACTGGCGAAAGGGCAAAGCCCAAAG TTTTTGGTATTTGCGTGTTCGGATTCCCGAGTTTGCCCTTCGCACATATTGAATTTTCAACCTGGGGAGGCCTTTGTGGTTCGTAATATTGCCAACATGGTGCCACCATTTGACAAg ACAAAATATTCCGGAGCTGGGGCTGCAATTGAATATGCAGTATTGCATCTTAAG GTGGAGAATATAGTGGTGATTGGACATAGTTGCTGTGGTGGAATTAAGGGCCTCATGTCTATTCCTGATGATGGGGCCTTTTCCAG TGATTTCATTGAGAATTGGGTGCAAATTTGCACACCTGCCAAAAACAAGACCCAATCAAATTGCAACGATTTGAGCTTTGAGGACAAATGCACAGAGTGCGAAAAG GAGGCTGTGAATGTTTCACTTGGAAACTTACTGTCATATCCTTTTGTAAGAGAAGCAGTGGTCAACAAGAAAGTGTTCATAAGGGGTGCACATTACAACTTTGTGTCTGGAGCTTTTGAGCTTTGGAATCTCGACTTTAATATTTCTCCTTCTCTAGCTGTTTGA
- the LOC103489011 gene encoding carbonic anhydrase 2-like isoform X2, with protein MAPTFKNCILVCCSAKVSEDMAQESYEEAIAGLSKLLSEKADLQDAAAAKIRQITAELAGTTACSNGFDPVDRIKTGFTHFKKSKFETNPDLYGQLAKGQSPKFLVFACSDSRVCPSHILNFQPGEAFVVRNIANMVPPFDKTKYSGAGAAIEYAVLHLKVENIVVIGHSCCGGIKGLMSIPDDGAFSSDFIENWVQICTPAKNKTQSNCNDLSFEDKCTECEKEAVNVSLGNLLSYPFVREAVVNKKVFIRGAHYNFVSGAFELWNLDFNISPSLAV; from the exons ATGGCTCCTACCTTTAAAAATTGTATCCTCGTTTGCTGTTCTGCCAAAGTTTCG GAAGACATGGCGCAAGAGTCGTACGAGGAAGCAATTGCCGGACTTTCGAAGCTTCTCAG TGAGAAAGCTGATCTTCAGGATGCTGCCGCCGCAAAGATCCGGCAAATAACGGCTGAATTGGCCGGAACCACCGCCTGTTCAAATGGATTCGACCCGGTTGATAGAATAAAAACCGGGTTCACCCATTTCAAGAAATCCAAATTCGA GACAAATCCTGATTTGTATGGTCAACTGGCGAAAGGGCAAAGCCCAAAG TTTTTGGTATTTGCGTGTTCGGATTCCCGAGTTTGCCCTTCGCACATATTGAATTTTCAACCTGGGGAGGCCTTTGTGGTTCGTAATATTGCCAACATGGTGCCACCATTTGACAAg ACAAAATATTCCGGAGCTGGGGCTGCAATTGAATATGCAGTATTGCATCTTAAG GTGGAGAATATAGTGGTGATTGGACATAGTTGCTGTGGTGGAATTAAGGGCCTCATGTCTATTCCTGATGATGGGGCCTTTTCCAG TGATTTCATTGAGAATTGGGTGCAAATTTGCACACCTGCCAAAAACAAGACCCAATCAAATTGCAACGATTTGAGCTTTGAGGACAAATGCACAGAGTGCGAAAAG GAGGCTGTGAATGTTTCACTTGGAAACTTACTGTCATATCCTTTTGTAAGAGAAGCAGTGGTCAACAAGAAAGTGTTCATAAGGGGTGCACATTACAACTTTGTGTCTGGAGCTTTTGAGCTTTGGAATCTCGACTTTAATATTTCTCCTTCTCTAGCTGTTTGA
- the LOC127151352 gene encoding uncharacterized protein LOC127151352, with protein sequence MQQQQQPPPNQFSPNGQSEDNEVLDDFSFVCLNPDGSPIRAEDAFLNGQIRPVFPLFDQRILSDDVNGTTSQLKNLFVEEFTESPQTRAAAPVLGKKSYSTGFSKLWRFGDKIRRSSSEGKEEAFLFLRSASSGSGQKAEKEKEKKKKKKKGETASYYHERHYARNRAENEVNKRKSYLPYRSNLMGFFTAPNGLNRNF encoded by the coding sequence atgcaacaacaacaacaaccacCACCCAACCAATTTAGCCCTAATGGGCAATCAGAAGATAATGAAGTTCTTGATGATTTTTCTTTCGTTTGTCTAAATCCCGATGGCTCCCCTATCCGTGCCGAAGACGCCTTCCTCAACGGCCAGATTCGCCCTGTATTTCCCCTCTTTGATCAACGGATTTTATCCGACGATGTCAACGGAACGACGTCTCAGCTGAAGAACCTATTCGTGGAAGAATTCACTGAGAGTCCTCAGACTAGGGCGGCGGCGCCGGTGCTAGGGAAGAAGAGCTATTCGACGGGGTTTTCGAAGCTGTGGCGGTTCGGGGATAAGATTCGGCGGAGCAGTAGTGAAGGGAAGGAGGAGGCGTTTCTGTTTTTGAGAAGTGCTTCGTCGGGAAGCGGACAGAAGgcggagaaggagaaggagaagaagaagaagaagaagaagggggaAACGGCGTCGTATTATCACGAACGGCATTACGCGAGGAATAGAGCGGAAAATGAAGTGAATAAACGGAAATCGTATCTGCCGTACAGAAGTAATTTAATGGGATTCTTCACTGCTCCTAATGGTTTGAACAGAAATTTTTGA
- the LOC103489009 gene encoding proline-rich receptor-like protein kinase PERK12 has product MSSSNDTSSPSSDSVSDSSLPPEASDSSPPPPHSPSSPPPPPPPSPSTPPSPVPDGYSSLTIDQASPLPSIFQSAIKAPPIEGILSPSSSPPAPPNPGTTPPAPTGGSDSNDSDENPSPPPEDSASPPPSPPPSPRPPPPSPPPSQDPSVDPPPSPVPTTKASPAPPGSPPSKISEKDPSTPVDQSAIQAPNTPKETPPSTPTDPLPPSQNPVVIPSPGANPTTGKQTPNPPQGTITTPTSESNILSPPTATSTRTPNNSPHSSDSTPVKSSLGQSNAPSSGLSSHTDVAVGAAVAGVFAIALFAVIFIFTRKKKRRVKMYTGPYMPPNNFCVKADGNYYPQQHGGNSGSTEGFYTQVPHTPLGNSFGSQKGTGYSGSGMESGVINSAKFFFSYEELMEVTSGFSRQNILGEGGFGCVYQGWLPEGKSVAVKQLKAGSGQGEREFKAEVEIISRVHHRHLVSLVGYCVSERHRLLIYEFVPNKTLEHHLHGNGVPVLDWSKRLKIALGSAKGLAYLHEDCHPRIIHRDIKSANILLDDAFEAQVADFGLAKLTNDTHTHVSTRVMGTFGYMAPEYASSGKLTDRSDVFSFGVVLLELITGRKPVDPTQPLGDESLVEWARPHLLHALETGEFDGLVDPRLGKQYVESEMFRMIEAAAACVRHSAPKRPRMIQVVRALDIESDMSDLSNGVKYGQSTMYDSGQYNQDISKFRRMALGTDSFDYDSYSSGEINASRESWRFQNISSGELETQAFKGRASAPQNHPSGRQF; this is encoded by the exons ATGTCTTCTTCAAACGATACTTCTTCTCCTTCATCGGATTCTGTTTCAGATTCAAGTTTGCCGCCTGAAGCTTCGgattcttctcctcctcctcctcattctccttcttctcctcctcctcctcctcctccttcacCTTCTACTCCACCGTCACCGGTGCCAGATGGTTATTCATCGTTGACAATTGATCAAGCTAGTCCTCTGCCGTCGATTTTTCAATCCGCAATTAAAGCTCCACCTATTGAAGGTATACTTTCGCCATCTTCCTCACCTCCAGCTCCTCCAAATCCTGGAACTACACCGCCAGCTCCTACTGGCGGTTCCGATTCAAATGATTCCGACGAGAATCCATCGCCACCTCCTGAAGACTCTGCTTCGCCACCGCCGTCTCCTCCGCCGTCACCTCGTCCACCACCGCCTTCGCCACCGCCTTCTCAAGACCCGTCCGTTGATCCTCCACCTTCCCCTGTTCCGACTACAAAAGCATCTCCGGCACCTCCAGGAAGTCCACCTTCTAAAATATCTGAGAAAGATCCCTCTACTCCCGTGGATCAAAGCGCCATTCAGGCTCCTAATACACCCAAGGAGACTCCACCATCTACACCAACGGATCCTCTTCCTCCATCACAAAATCCAGTCGTGATTCCTTCACCAGGTGCAAACCCAACGACGGGAAAACAAACTCCAAATCCACCTCAAGGAACAATAACTACTCCCACATCAGAGTCTAACATTCTTTCACCTCCCACAGCCACATCCACTCGCACTCCAAACAACTCACCTCATTCCTCTGACTCAACGCCAGTGAAATCATCATTAGGACAATCCAATGCACCATCATCTGGTTTAAGTAGTCACACTGATGTTGCAGTCGGTGCTGCAGTTGCTGGAGTTTTTGCAATCGCTTTGTTTGCTGTGATTTTTATATTcacaaggaagaagaaaagacgGGTAAAGATGTATACTGGCCCCTACATGCCTCCAAATAACTTCTGTGTGAAAGCAG ATGGAAATTACTATCCTCAACAACATGGGGGCAACTCTGGTTCTACTGAAGGCTTCTACACTCAAGTCCCACATACTCCCCTTGGAAATAGCTTTGGGAGTCAAAAAGGAACAGGATACAGTGGCAGTGGAATGGAGTCAGGTGTGATAAACAGTGCCAAGTTTTTCTTTAGCTATGAAGAATTGATGGAGGTTACGTCTGGATTTTCGCGTCAAAACATTCTTGGGGAAGGTGGGTTTGGATGTGTTTATCAGGGTTGGCTTCCAGAAGGGAAGTCTGTGGCTGTGAAGCAACTCAAGGCAGGAAGTGGACAGGGGGAGAGAGAATTCAAGGCGGAAGTTGAGATCATCAGTCGTGTTCATCATCGGCATTTGGTGTCTTTAGTGGGCTATTGCGTCTCCGAGCGTCATAGATTGCTCATCTATGAGTTTGTTCCTAATAAGACTCTTGAGCATCATCTCCACG GTAATGGAGTACCCGTGCTGGATTGGTCCAAAAGACTCAAAATCGCTTTAGGATCTGCAAAGGGTTTGGCATATCTTCATGAAGATT GCCATCCCAGAATTATCCACCGAGACATCAAATCAGCCAACATTTTGCTGGACGACGCTTTTGAGGCGCAG GTTGCAGATTTTGGACTTGCGAAACTGACAAACGATACACATACCCACGTTTCAACTCGGGTCATGGGGACATTTGG ATACATGGCTCCCGAGTATGCATCAAGTGGGAAATTGACAGACAGATCAGATGTATTCTCGTTTGGGGTTGTGCTTCTTGAGCTTATTACAGGTCGTAAGCCTGTTGATCCCACTCAGCCCCTGGGGGATGAGAGTTTGGTCGAATGG GCTCGTCCTCACCTTCTGCACGCCCTTGAAACTGGGGAGTTTGATGGATTAGTAGATCCACGCCTTGGAAAACAGTATGTGGAAAGTGAAATGTTCAGAATGATCGAAGCGGCAGCTGCCTGCGTTCGTCATTCGGCTCCTAAAAGGCCTCGCATGATTCAG GTGGTGAGAGCACTAGACATTGAAAGTGACATGTCTGACCTCTCCAATGGTGTCAAATATGGCCAAAGCACCATGTATGATTCTGGGCAATACAATCAAGACATTTCTAAATTCAGAAGAATGGCACTCGGTACAGACAGCTTCGACTACGACAGTTACAGTTCCGGAGAAATAAATGCAAGTCGTGAATCGTGGAGATTCCAAAATATCTCAAGTGGTGAATTAGAAACTCAAGCTTTTAAAGGACGAGCTAGTGCACCACAAAATCACCCTAGCGGTCGACAATTCTAA
- the LOC103489011 gene encoding carbonic anhydrase 2-like isoform X1 has product MAPTFKNCILVCCSAKVSVRNEDMAQESYEEAIAGLSKLLSEKADLQDAAAAKIRQITAELAGTTACSNGFDPVDRIKTGFTHFKKSKFETNPDLYGQLAKGQSPKFLVFACSDSRVCPSHILNFQPGEAFVVRNIANMVPPFDKTKYSGAGAAIEYAVLHLKVENIVVIGHSCCGGIKGLMSIPDDGAFSSDFIENWVQICTPAKNKTQSNCNDLSFEDKCTECEKEAVNVSLGNLLSYPFVREAVVNKKVFIRGAHYNFVSGAFELWNLDFNISPSLAV; this is encoded by the exons ATGGCTCCTACCTTTAAAAATTGTATCCTCGTTTGCTGTTCTGCCAAAGTTTCGGTAAGGAAT GAAGACATGGCGCAAGAGTCGTACGAGGAAGCAATTGCCGGACTTTCGAAGCTTCTCAG TGAGAAAGCTGATCTTCAGGATGCTGCCGCCGCAAAGATCCGGCAAATAACGGCTGAATTGGCCGGAACCACCGCCTGTTCAAATGGATTCGACCCGGTTGATAGAATAAAAACCGGGTTCACCCATTTCAAGAAATCCAAATTCGA GACAAATCCTGATTTGTATGGTCAACTGGCGAAAGGGCAAAGCCCAAAG TTTTTGGTATTTGCGTGTTCGGATTCCCGAGTTTGCCCTTCGCACATATTGAATTTTCAACCTGGGGAGGCCTTTGTGGTTCGTAATATTGCCAACATGGTGCCACCATTTGACAAg ACAAAATATTCCGGAGCTGGGGCTGCAATTGAATATGCAGTATTGCATCTTAAG GTGGAGAATATAGTGGTGATTGGACATAGTTGCTGTGGTGGAATTAAGGGCCTCATGTCTATTCCTGATGATGGGGCCTTTTCCAG TGATTTCATTGAGAATTGGGTGCAAATTTGCACACCTGCCAAAAACAAGACCCAATCAAATTGCAACGATTTGAGCTTTGAGGACAAATGCACAGAGTGCGAAAAG GAGGCTGTGAATGTTTCACTTGGAAACTTACTGTCATATCCTTTTGTAAGAGAAGCAGTGGTCAACAAGAAAGTGTTCATAAGGGGTGCACATTACAACTTTGTGTCTGGAGCTTTTGAGCTTTGGAATCTCGACTTTAATATTTCTCCTTCTCTAGCTGTTTGA
- the LOC103489007 gene encoding transcription factor ABORTED MICROSPORES: MRSFEGALEFLRPLVEIKLWDYCIVWKSRDDDSLRFIDWVGCCCSGGVSDAGGKEEAGETIPAALCKDTRFRHFRRTNACQALAQFPSSISLNTGVHGDVLISNQPMWLTSGEASYFSSFSHELTGTRVLIPVSGGIVELFATKRMPREGEVIDFVMAHCNISLEQEFETESALLDAGLNEKILSSSTKYYSLNWPDPQPFLGFKSKLEILPSVSQSSSFPGCGEGSSSGSKPSPGLFNQPIHTSFESKAATHREELLEQQKNVVSDHSKILQKDEAKTGEKQEKEVYKSKNLMTERRRRNKIRDRLYTLRALVPNISKMDRASIIVDAIGYIRELEENVKSLQNELIQLEHKDCQKNKHLKISPLEKTNDDINSWSFVQDDQPMFILNEEKPVEVEVEVMRINERDFLIKLFCKRKQGGVVSSIEAMYSLGLQVIDVNITTFGGMVLNIFHVEANENDIQPKRLRDSLMKLTS, encoded by the exons ATGAGAAGCTTTGAAGGAGCTCTGGAATTTCTTAGGCCTTTAGTGGAGATCAAACTTTGGGATTACTGCATTGTTTGGAAATCAAGAGATGATGATTCTTTGAG GTTTATTGATTGGGTTGGTTGCTGCTGTAGCGGTGGAGTTTCTGATGCCGGTGGGAAGGAGGAAGCCGGAGAGACAATACCAGCTGCGCTTTGTAAGGATACTCGATTTCGACATTTTAGAAGGACAAATGCTTGCCAAGCACTTGCTCAGTTTCCTTCTTCAATATCATTAAACACTGG GGTTCATGGGGATGTTTTGATTTCTAATCAACCCATGTGGCTAACAAGTGGTGAAGCTTCTTATTTTTCGAGTTTTTCACAT GAGTTGACTGGGACTCGAGTTCTTATTCCAGTTTCTGGTGGAATTGTGGAGCTTTTTGCTACAAAACGT ATGCCAAGAGAGGGAGAGGTTATAGACTTTGTAATGGCTCACTGTAACATCTCTCTGGAGCAAGAATTTGAAACAGAGAGTGCATTATTGGATGCTGGCCTCAATGAGAAGATACTTAGTTCATCTACCAAATACTATTCACTAAACTGGCCTGATCCTCAGCCCTTCCTTGGTTTCAAATCCAAATTAGAAATTCTTCCTTCAGTATCTCAGTCCAGCTCCTTTCCTGGCTGTGGTGAAGGATCATCCAGTGGCTCAAAGCCTTCACCTGGACTTTTCAACCAACCAATTCATACGTCTTTTGAATCGAAAGCGGCGACGCACCGAGAAGAGTTGCTAGAACAACAGAAGAATGTGGTTTCGGATCATTCGAAGATCTTGCAGAAAGATGAAGCCAAAACTGGAGAGAAACAAGAAAAGGAAGTTTACAAATCCAAGAATCTCATGACAGAGAGGAGGAGAAGAAACAAGATTCGTGATCGTCTTTACACTCTACGTGCTTTAGTTCCTAATATATCCAAG ATGGATAGAGCATCAATCATTGTGGATGCTATCGGCTATATAAGAGAGTTGGAAGAGAATGTGAAAAGCCTCCAGAATGAACTCATTCAATTGGAGCACAAGGATTGTCAAAAGAACAAACACTTGAAGATTTCTCCATTAGAGAAGACAAACGATGACATTAATAGCTGGTCTTTCGTTCAGGATGATCAACCTATGTTTATCCTCAATGAGGAGAAGCCTGTGGAG GTGGAAGTCGAAGTGATGCGAATTAATGAAAGAGATTTCTTAATCAAGCTATTCTGCAAGCGGAAACAAGGCGGCGTAGTGAGCTCGATTGAGGCGATGTATTCATTAGGCTTGCAGGTTATTGATGTCAATATTACAACCTTTGGGGGTATGGTCCTCAACATTTTCCATGTTGAG GCTAATGAAAATGACATTCAACCAAAGAGATTGAGAGACTCTCTGATGAAGCTAACAAGCTGA